The stretch of DNA GTGATATGGGCGCCCGCACTACGGCCATGAATGATGTCGCCAAGGCGCTTGGGCTTGAACAGGCACCGTTACGCATCGAATGCTATGACATTTCCAATACCGTTGGTGGTGCGTTCCAGGTCGCTTCCATGGTGGTGTTCGAGGATGCGATCGCCAAGAAGTCGGAATATCGTCGTTTCGCCATTCGCGGCGCGGACGGGCAAGGCGCGCTTGACGATTTGAGCGCATTGTATGAGACGCTGACGCGTCGATTCCGGCATGGCAATATCGCAGGCGATTCCGGCGAAAGCATGGACAACGAGCGGCGGGCATCCGAACAGGGCGAGGAGCCGTCGGTGCAGCAGAACGTCGACCGCCACCATTTCGCCTATAAGCCGAATCTCGTGGTGGTCGACGGTGGCAAACCGCAGGTCATGGCGGCAGCGAAAGCACTTGAGGATTGCGGCGTGGACGATGTGGCTGTCTGTGGATTGGCGAAACGTTTGGAAGAGGTATGGGTTCCGGACGACGATTATCCGATCATTCTCAAACGTCAGTCCGAAGGCATGTATTTGCTGCAACGTGTTCGTGACGAGTCGCATCGTTTCGCCATTACCTACCATCGCCAGACACGAAGGAAAGGTGCGTTGCGTTCCGCATTGGACGATATTCCCGGCGTTGGAGAGGCGTATCAGAAGCGTCTGCTGAACCATTTTGGTTCGGTTCGTGCCATGCGGGAGGCGAATGTCGAGGATTTCGAGCAGGTCAAAGGCGTTGGGAAAGCCAAAGCCGAAGCCATTTATCAGGCGTTGCACGCCCATGACGGGCAGCGACCGACGGAAGATGCAGTTTCGCCGAATAGTCCGAAGGATGGAATGGATTAGGATTGAGTAGCGAAAAAAGACAATCGGATTGCTAGCATGATGACGGTGGGTATTAAGGGAGGGAATATGGCTGAAGTCAATCATCGGTGCGCGGTTTTGGGCAAGCCGATCGCGCATTCGTTGTCTCCGGTGCTGCACAATGCCGCTTATCAGGCGTTAGGACTTGATGATTGGGCGTACGACAAGCATGAGGTAGGAGAACCCGATCTTGAAGGTTTTCTCGAATCGCTTGACCCGACTTGGGCTGGCCTCAGTCTGACCATGCCATTGAAGAAAACAATCCAACCGTACGGTACGCCCTGCAATATGTGGGCGAAGGAGCTTATGATAGCCAACACCGCGGTGTTCGATTGGAACGAGACCTGCGTCAACGGTAATCCGGATCTTCCCGCCATCAAGCTGTATAACACGGATGTGCAAGGCATCGAGCTCGCTTTCGAACACTCGTATCAGACACGCAGGATGGAGCCGAAGACGGACCGCTCGGGAACGACTGTGATCATCGGCAACGGCAACACGGCGACGTCAGCGTTGGCCGCGTGCGTGGAATCCCCTGCAATCGGACACGTCATCGTCGTAGCTCGCCATCCCGAAAAGAACACCGCTCTCAAACCTCTTGCCGA from Bifidobacterium catenulatum PV20-2 encodes:
- a CDS encoding shikimate dehydrogenase — protein: MAEVNHRCAVLGKPIAHSLSPVLHNAAYQALGLDDWAYDKHEVGEPDLEGFLESLDPTWAGLSLTMPLKKTIQPYGTPCNMWAKELMIANTAVFDWNETCVNGNPDLPAIKLYNTDVQGIELAFEHSYQTRRMEPKTDRSGTTVIIGNGNTATSALAACVESPAIGHVIVVARHPEKNTALKPLAEQYLPSDRPITIVGMDHAIEALRHADMAINTIPGLAADSIAEALETSNVNMGGTLLDVVYDPRPTKLMQAWRQREGTAIGGEEMLLYQAMVQVWLMTGIWNNDPPSGMIDQDRTARLEQAMRTALEEAL